From Caldicellulosiruptor hydrothermalis 108, a single genomic window includes:
- the uraA gene encoding uracil permease, with protein MNRIVQVEEKLPFLKTLPLSLQHLFAMVGATILVPILVGLSPTVALFTSGVGTIIYILVTKNKIPAYLGSSFAFINPIITVSASLGGKEYALAGCIASGVVYLIVAFLVYLFGTSWIDKILPPVVVGPVVMIIGLSLARAAAVKSAGLFKEVIKDGQILEVAVNVLKSPVCWVSIFTLLVAVFGSVYFKGFFKVIPVLIGLVSGYLFAYVLDLIGMNTNLLNSFYPNGKYIPFLNYEVIRNAKWLGLPQFTFPKFSLSAILSIAPIAIVTITEHIGHLLVTNNVVGRDFTKNPGLHRSLAGDGLATIAAGFLGGPPNTTYGENIGVMAITKVYSTWVILWAAILAILLSFVQKLGALIQVIPSPVIGGISILLFGVIASSGLRMMIESKVDLSQTRNLVIASVVLIIGVGGTRLKFFNIEFEGMALATFVGIILNLLLPESKELKVAKAKEALDPNN; from the coding sequence ATGAACAGAATTGTTCAGGTCGAAGAAAAGCTCCCATTTTTAAAAACATTGCCTTTGAGCCTTCAACATCTTTTTGCCATGGTTGGCGCAACAATCTTGGTTCCTATTCTGGTAGGGCTTAGTCCAACTGTTGCTCTCTTTACAAGTGGTGTGGGGACCATAATATATATTCTTGTAACAAAAAACAAAATACCTGCATATCTTGGTTCTTCCTTTGCATTTATAAATCCTATTATAACAGTTTCCGCTTCGCTTGGAGGAAAAGAATACGCTCTTGCCGGATGCATTGCGTCAGGTGTTGTATATCTGATTGTAGCATTTCTTGTTTACTTGTTTGGAACAAGCTGGATTGACAAGATTTTGCCACCGGTAGTTGTTGGTCCTGTTGTAATGATTATTGGACTTTCTCTTGCAAGGGCTGCCGCTGTGAAATCAGCAGGACTTTTCAAAGAGGTTATAAAAGATGGTCAGATTTTAGAAGTTGCTGTAAATGTCCTAAAAAGTCCCGTTTGCTGGGTTTCTATCTTTACATTACTTGTTGCCGTATTTGGTTCTGTTTACTTTAAAGGATTTTTTAAAGTCATACCTGTTTTAATTGGACTTGTGAGTGGATACCTTTTTGCATATGTACTTGACTTGATTGGTATGAACACAAATCTTCTCAATTCGTTCTATCCAAATGGCAAGTATATTCCATTTTTAAATTATGAAGTTATTAGGAATGCTAAATGGCTGGGGCTTCCTCAGTTCACATTCCCTAAATTTTCACTCTCTGCTATTTTATCAATTGCTCCAATTGCCATAGTTACAATAACAGAACATATTGGACATCTTCTTGTGACAAACAATGTTGTAGGAAGAGACTTTACAAAAAATCCAGGACTTCACAGGTCATTAGCAGGAGATGGGCTTGCAACAATTGCTGCAGGTTTTCTTGGAGGTCCTCCTAATACAACATATGGTGAAAATATCGGCGTTATGGCTATAACAAAGGTATACAGCACATGGGTAATCCTGTGGGCAGCAATCTTGGCAATTTTGCTTTCATTTGTCCAAAAGCTTGGTGCTCTTATTCAGGTAATTCCTTCACCTGTAATTGGAGGAATCAGCATCCTGCTGTTTGGTGTTATTGCTTCATCTGGTTTGAGAATGATGATTGAAAGCAAGGTGGACTTGTCTCAAACACGCAACCTTGTAATTGCTTCTGTGGTCTTAATAATTGGTGTTGGTGGAACAAGACTCAAATTTTTCAACATTGAATTTGAAGGAATGGCTCTTGCAACATTTGTCGGAATAATCTTAAATCTTCTTTTGCCAGAGTCAAAAGAACTCAAAGTGGCAAAGGCAAAAGAAGCTTTAGACCCAAATAATTAA
- the pyrR gene encoding bifunctional pyr operon transcriptional regulator/uracil phosphoribosyltransferase PyrR, which produces MEKFKEIMDANQMRRALVRISHEILEKNKGVESLCLVGIQRRGVTLAKRIQENIEKIEGVKLPLGILDITFYRDDLSLLSEHPTVNSTRIDFDINNKKIVLVDDVLFTGRTVRAAIEALMDMGRPKMIQLAVLIDRGHRELPIRADYVGKNVPTSRKEIVHVLVDEFDNDNRVIIEQLDREI; this is translated from the coding sequence TTGGAAAAATTTAAAGAAATTATGGATGCGAATCAAATGCGAAGGGCTTTGGTCAGAATTTCACACGAGATACTTGAAAAGAACAAGGGTGTTGAAAGTCTTTGCCTTGTTGGTATTCAGCGAAGAGGTGTAACTCTGGCAAAAAGAATACAGGAAAACATAGAAAAGATAGAAGGTGTAAAGCTTCCTTTAGGTATTTTGGATATTACATTTTACAGAGATGATTTAAGCCTTCTATCAGAACACCCTACGGTTAACTCCACAAGGATTGATTTTGATATAAACAATAAGAAGATAGTTTTAGTAGATGATGTTCTTTTTACAGGCAGAACAGTCAGAGCGGCAATTGAAGCTTTGATGGACATGGGAAGACCAAAAATGATTCAGCTTGCAGTGTTGATTGACAGAGGACACAGAGAACTTCCAATTAGGGCTGACTATGTAGGAAAAAATGTTCCAACTTCAAGAAAAGAGATTGTTCATGTTCTTGTTGATGAGTTTGACAACGACAACAGGGTAATAATTGAACAGCTTGATAGGGAAATATAA